A region of Nocardioides alkalitolerans DNA encodes the following proteins:
- a CDS encoding iron chelate uptake ABC transporter family permease subunit, translated as MTAVLAPPPAPTRERPSPSLGPRRAAGLVVLLAALVVATAASLAFGANPLPFGAVWDGLLAQDDTEASLIVWELRIPRTVAGIVVGAAFGVAGALIQALTRNPLADPGILGVNAGAGFAVTLGVGVFGVASVSGYVWFAFVGAAFATGLVYLIGAAGGGGASPITLVVAGVALAAVLGGVQQFLTLIDPTTFDRLRSWGVGTIDSTSLDDTVAVLPFLAVGLVVALALSGALNAVALGDDLATSLGTNILRTRILGIVAVTLLAGGGTALTGGIGFVGLMVPHVVRWSTGPDQRWVIAYSAVAAPVLVLVADVLGRVLGRPGEIQVGIVTAVIGAPVLIALVRRQRASGL; from the coding sequence ATGACCGCCGTCCTCGCTCCACCGCCTGCGCCCACGCGCGAGCGGCCGTCGCCGTCGCTCGGACCCCGGCGCGCGGCCGGCCTGGTCGTGCTGCTCGCGGCGCTCGTCGTCGCGACGGCCGCGAGCCTCGCGTTCGGGGCGAACCCGCTCCCGTTCGGGGCGGTCTGGGACGGCCTCCTCGCCCAGGACGACACCGAGGCGTCGCTCATCGTGTGGGAGCTGCGCATCCCGCGCACCGTCGCCGGGATCGTCGTCGGCGCCGCCTTCGGGGTGGCGGGCGCGCTCATCCAGGCGCTCACCCGCAACCCGCTCGCCGACCCCGGCATCCTCGGCGTCAACGCCGGCGCCGGGTTCGCCGTGACGCTGGGCGTCGGCGTCTTCGGGGTGGCGAGCGTGTCGGGCTACGTCTGGTTCGCCTTCGTGGGCGCCGCGTTCGCGACGGGGCTCGTCTACCTCATCGGGGCGGCCGGTGGTGGTGGTGCCTCGCCCATCACCCTCGTGGTCGCGGGCGTCGCGCTCGCGGCGGTGCTGGGCGGCGTGCAGCAGTTCCTCACACTCATCGACCCCACGACCTTCGACCGGCTGCGCAGCTGGGGGGTCGGCACCATCGACAGCACCAGCCTCGACGACACCGTCGCCGTGCTGCCGTTCCTCGCGGTGGGCCTCGTCGTGGCGCTCGCGCTGTCGGGGGCGCTCAACGCGGTAGCGCTCGGCGACGACCTCGCCACCTCGCTCGGCACGAACATCCTGCGCACCCGCATCCTCGGGATCGTCGCGGTCACGCTGCTGGCGGGCGGCGGCACCGCGCTGACCGGCGGCATTGGCTTCGTCGGCCTCATGGTGCCGCACGTGGTGCGCTGGTCCACCGGGCCCGACCAGCGCTGGGTGATCGCCTACTCCGCCGTCGCCGCCCCCGTGCTCGTGCTCGTCGCCGACGTCCTCGGGCGCGTGCTGGGCCGGCCCGGCGAGATCCAGGTGGGCATCGTGACGGCCGTGATCGGCGCCCCCGTGCTCATCGCGCTCGTCCGCCGCCAGAGGGCGAGCGGGCTGTGA
- a CDS encoding SWIM zinc finger domain-containing protein — MTTPEAADAPAERWSLERVRGAAPDAASLAAARRLTAPGSWSDCGVSATLVWGKCQGSGTTPYQVSVDLSGPAYRCSCPSRKFPCKHALALLMRWSAGDLEPGAGAPDEAAAWARQRAERAASRAAAEAGSEVPVDPATLAARAEAAAKRRDERLARMDAGVEELAVWLTDLARTGIAAARQRDLTWWESAAARLVDAQLPGVAEEVRALGRTVRHRPDWAEHTVDVLGRWWLLVRAWRRRADLDEATAADLRTVVGWAWATEEVRAGETVADVWAVLGAHRLTDGGLLEQRTWLHGERSGHVVQVLDFTARGAPMPVARTVGSRLEVTLALYPGHDPRRALLVTEPVAAGELGRLPGGGDLAAARAHRTAALAANPFVRRVPAVVRDARVVPGPDADTTGAVTVVDATGRTVPGVATGADEEEATSAVWSLLARTGGHPADLFGELQDGVLRVLAVGTGDGVVGL, encoded by the coding sequence ATGACCACCCCCGAGGCTGCGGACGCCCCCGCCGAGCGCTGGTCGCTCGAGCGCGTGCGCGGCGCGGCGCCCGACGCCGCGTCGCTGGCGGCGGCGCGCCGGCTGACCGCTCCGGGGTCGTGGTCGGACTGCGGTGTCAGCGCCACGCTCGTGTGGGGCAAGTGCCAGGGCTCGGGCACGACGCCCTACCAGGTGAGCGTCGACCTGAGCGGTCCCGCGTACCGCTGCTCGTGCCCGAGCCGCAAGTTCCCCTGCAAGCACGCCCTGGCGCTGCTGATGCGGTGGTCGGCGGGCGACCTCGAGCCCGGGGCAGGCGCCCCCGACGAGGCCGCCGCGTGGGCGCGGCAGCGGGCGGAGCGGGCGGCGTCGCGCGCGGCCGCGGAGGCCGGCTCGGAGGTCCCGGTCGACCCGGCGACGCTCGCCGCGCGGGCGGAGGCGGCAGCCAAGCGGCGCGACGAGCGCCTCGCGCGGATGGACGCGGGCGTCGAGGAGCTCGCCGTCTGGCTCACCGACCTCGCCCGCACGGGCATCGCCGCCGCCCGGCAGCGCGACCTGACCTGGTGGGAGTCCGCCGCCGCGCGGCTCGTGGACGCCCAGCTGCCCGGTGTCGCCGAGGAGGTGCGGGCCCTCGGCCGCACCGTCCGCCACCGCCCCGACTGGGCCGAGCACACGGTCGACGTCCTCGGGCGCTGGTGGCTGCTCGTGCGGGCCTGGCGCCGCCGCGCCGACCTCGACGAGGCCACCGCGGCCGACCTCCGCACCGTCGTCGGCTGGGCCTGGGCGACCGAGGAGGTGCGCGCGGGCGAGACCGTCGCCGACGTCTGGGCCGTGCTCGGCGCCCACCGCTTGACCGACGGCGGCCTGCTCGAGCAGCGCACCTGGCTCCACGGCGAGCGTTCCGGCCACGTCGTGCAGGTGCTCGACTTCACGGCGCGGGGCGCCCCGATGCCCGTGGCCCGCACCGTCGGCAGCCGCCTCGAGGTCACCCTCGCGCTCTATCCCGGCCACGACCCGCGGCGCGCCCTCCTCGTCACCGAGCCCGTGGCCGCCGGCGAGCTCGGCCGGCTCCCCGGGGGCGGCGACCTGGCCGCCGCCCGGGCGCACCGCACCGCAGCGCTGGCCGCGAACCCCTTCGTACGGCGCGTGCCCGCCGTCGTCCGCGACGCACGGGTGGTCCCGGGGCCGGACGCCGACACCACCGGGGCCGTCACCGTCGTCGACGCCACGGGCCGCACGGTGCCGGGGGTGGCGACCGGGGCCGACGAGGAGGAGGCCACGAGCGCCGTCTGGTCCCTGCTCGCCCGCACCGGAGGCCACCCCGCCGATCTGTTCGGCGAGCTGCAGGACGGCGTGCTGCGGGTGCTGGCCGTCGGCACGGGCGACGGGGTGGTGGGGCTGTGA
- a CDS encoding SDR family NAD(P)-dependent oxidoreductase: MTRAALVTGAAAGIGRAVALGAARRGFAVVATDVDRAGLGSLRDELVAGGHMVDVLAGDVAVAADVEAVVDLAFTRHGRIDLLVNNAAIEATGYAWSTSEAQWRRMLEVNVLGVVHGLSAAVPRMLEQGGDPAAVVNVASLAALASGPVRQAAYNASKHAVLGLSECLRLDLDEVGSDIGVHVVLPGPVDSGIFDVAVAADTASDAYREELSSYVRAEGLSTEAAADALFGGVDAGSFWITTHPGLFATFADRRARLLTEQERPVAIPIGTRG; encoded by the coding sequence GTGACCCGGGCCGCGCTGGTCACCGGTGCGGCCGCGGGCATCGGACGGGCCGTCGCGCTGGGCGCAGCGCGGCGGGGGTTCGCCGTGGTCGCAACCGACGTCGACCGAGCCGGGCTGGGCAGCCTGCGTGACGAGCTCGTCGCGGGCGGCCACATGGTCGACGTGCTGGCCGGCGACGTCGCGGTCGCTGCTGACGTGGAGGCGGTGGTCGACCTGGCGTTCACACGTCATGGCCGCATCGACCTCCTCGTGAACAACGCAGCCATCGAGGCCACCGGCTACGCCTGGAGCACCTCGGAGGCGCAGTGGCGGCGCATGCTCGAGGTCAACGTGCTCGGTGTCGTGCACGGGTTGAGCGCGGCCGTGCCCCGCATGCTCGAACAGGGCGGTGACCCGGCAGCCGTCGTCAACGTCGCGTCGTTGGCGGCACTCGCCTCCGGCCCGGTTCGGCAGGCGGCGTACAACGCCAGCAAGCACGCCGTGCTGGGGTTGAGCGAGTGCTTGCGACTGGACCTCGACGAGGTGGGTTCCGACATCGGGGTGCACGTGGTGCTCCCCGGGCCGGTCGACTCCGGGATCTTCGACGTTGCGGTGGCCGCCGACACGGCGTCGGACGCCTACCGGGAGGAGCTCAGCTCGTACGTCCGCGCCGAGGGCCTCTCGACGGAGGCCGCCGCTGACGCGCTGTTCGGGGGTGTAGACGCGGGCAGCTTCTGGATCACCACCCATCCCGGACTGTTCGCGACGTTCGCCGACCGCCGCGCCCGGTTGTTGACCGAGCAGGAGCGACCTGTCGCGATACCGATCGGCACCCGCGGTTGA
- a CDS encoding AAA family ATPase, which yields MTTTPGSPETPEVLRPHAEQAYADELAALRAHDADTGRVRPPSWQLSPGAVTTYLLGGELPDGTVISPKYVGSRRLVEIAVASLATDRALLLLGVPGTAKTWVGEHLAAAISGTSTLVVQGTAGTAEEALRYGWNYARLLAEGPSEAALVPSPVMRAMRTGALVRIEELTRIPADVQDALISILSEKTLPVPELDTEVQARPGFNVIATANNRDKGVNDLSSALKRRFNTVVLPLPDSVEQEVDIVRSRVAALGRSLGLPADLDGGTGAPSEIERVVTVFRELRSGSTLDRRTSLKSPSATLSTAEAISVMTNGLSLAAHFGDGVVRAADVAAGLVGAVVKDPVADAIVWQEYLETVVRDRPAWADLYRACRELG from the coding sequence ATGACGACGACCCCTGGCAGTCCCGAGACCCCCGAGGTGCTGCGCCCCCACGCCGAGCAGGCGTACGCCGACGAGCTCGCCGCCCTGCGGGCCCACGACGCCGACACGGGCCGGGTGCGCCCGCCGAGCTGGCAGCTGTCGCCGGGGGCGGTGACGACGTACCTGCTCGGCGGCGAGCTGCCGGACGGGACGGTGATCAGCCCGAAGTACGTCGGGTCGCGGCGCCTCGTCGAGATCGCGGTCGCCTCGCTGGCGACCGACCGGGCGCTGCTGCTCCTCGGCGTGCCCGGCACGGCCAAGACCTGGGTCGGTGAGCACCTGGCGGCGGCGATCAGCGGCACCTCGACCCTCGTCGTGCAGGGCACGGCGGGCACGGCGGAGGAGGCGCTGCGCTACGGGTGGAACTACGCGCGGCTGCTCGCCGAGGGACCGTCCGAGGCGGCCCTCGTGCCGAGCCCCGTGATGCGGGCGATGCGCACCGGCGCCCTGGTGCGGATCGAGGAGCTGACGCGCATCCCGGCCGACGTGCAGGACGCCCTCATCTCGATCCTGTCGGAGAAGACGCTGCCGGTGCCCGAGCTCGACACCGAGGTGCAGGCGCGGCCGGGCTTCAACGTGATCGCGACGGCCAACAACCGCGACAAGGGCGTCAACGACCTGTCGTCGGCGCTGAAGCGGCGGTTCAACACCGTCGTGCTGCCCCTGCCCGACAGCGTCGAGCAGGAGGTCGACATCGTGCGCAGCCGGGTCGCCGCGCTGGGCCGGTCGCTCGGCCTGCCCGCCGACCTCGACGGAGGGACCGGGGCGCCCAGCGAGATCGAGCGCGTGGTGACGGTGTTCCGCGAGCTGCGCTCGGGCTCGACGCTCGACCGCCGCACGAGCCTGAAGTCGCCGTCGGCGACCCTCTCGACCGCCGAGGCGATCTCCGTGATGACCAACGGGTTGTCGCTGGCGGCGCACTTCGGCGACGGGGTCGTGCGCGCCGCCGACGTCGCCGCGGGCCTCGTCGGCGCCGTGGTGAAGGACCCGGTGGCGGACGCCATCGTGTGGCAGGAGTACCTCGAGACTGTCGTGCGCGACCGCCCCGCGTGGGCGGACCTCTACCGCGCGTGCCGCGAGCTGGGCTGA
- a CDS encoding DUF5691 domain-containing protein translates to MSAPDTVADWADGVVAAAILGSGRRAAPELPAALGGTAPTSGTAADSGTRLLDAATVLAALRSVGPPDAPEEPVGAPAPAPADALASPSPRARQLLELLHARPAPVPAAERDVLVAHWLECAAARGVHVPHDLLPVLLERARTSPALRAPLRPVLDERGRWLAALHPGWGAMLTDDGTPVSPGGTPDTRPDPAAWPHLPAPARLALLLDLRASTDPAERARAADLVASTWANDPVDERTRHLEALGTALTDSDDPLLERALDDRSVRVRGLAQALLDGLPTSRRAQRMADRLAPLLSRSGILGRRLDLATPPDPDDAGVRDGLTPPPRGTSRHDWWLATMVAGAPLSVLTTGSGVDEAATYQRLPDPLRDAVRRAVLLRRDVAWARAVIAVEGRPAGLLPVLPMEERTQHLGSGLARCRGAGDLQDLRDLLAALPVPADPGLAREAVEALHRVPPPRLVLPTGVVHHLRDALVDAPPATLERLTDLVRTDLPETTGRALSTALQLLSFRRTISEALR, encoded by the coding sequence GTGAGCGCGCCGGACACCGTGGCGGACTGGGCCGACGGCGTCGTCGCCGCCGCGATCCTGGGCAGCGGCCGGCGTGCGGCGCCGGAGCTGCCGGCGGCGTTGGGCGGCACGGCGCCGACGTCGGGGACCGCGGCCGACTCCGGCACCCGGCTCCTCGACGCGGCGACCGTGCTGGCGGCGCTCCGGTCCGTGGGGCCGCCCGACGCTCCCGAGGAACCGGTGGGTGCCCCCGCTCCGGCGCCCGCCGACGCCCTCGCTTCGCCGTCGCCCCGCGCCCGGCAGCTGCTCGAGCTGCTCCACGCGCGACCGGCGCCGGTGCCGGCGGCCGAGCGGGACGTGCTCGTCGCCCACTGGCTCGAGTGCGCCGCGGCGCGTGGCGTGCACGTGCCCCACGACCTGCTGCCGGTGCTGCTGGAGCGTGCGCGGACGTCACCGGCGCTCCGGGCGCCGCTGCGGCCCGTGCTCGACGAGCGCGGACGCTGGCTCGCCGCGCTGCACCCGGGCTGGGGAGCGATGCTGACGGACGACGGGACCCCGGTGTCGCCCGGCGGGACCCCCGACACGCGGCCCGACCCGGCGGCGTGGCCCCATCTCCCCGCGCCGGCGCGCCTCGCACTGCTCCTCGACCTCCGCGCGTCGACCGACCCCGCGGAACGAGCGAGGGCGGCGGACCTGGTCGCGTCCACGTGGGCGAACGACCCGGTCGACGAGCGCACCCGGCACCTCGAGGCGCTCGGCACGGCGCTGACGGACTCCGACGACCCCCTGCTGGAGCGGGCGCTCGACGACCGGTCGGTGCGCGTGCGGGGTCTCGCGCAGGCCCTGCTCGACGGGCTGCCCACCTCACGGCGCGCCCAGCGGATGGCCGACCGGCTCGCGCCGCTGCTCTCCCGGAGCGGGATCCTCGGCCGGCGTCTCGACCTCGCGACCCCGCCCGATCCCGACGACGCAGGCGTGCGCGACGGGCTCACCCCTCCCCCGCGGGGCACCTCCCGCCACGACTGGTGGCTCGCGACGATGGTGGCCGGCGCCCCGCTCTCCGTGCTGACCACGGGGTCCGGGGTGGACGAGGCCGCGACGTACCAACGCCTCCCCGACCCCCTGCGCGACGCCGTGCGGCGCGCGGTGCTGCTGCGCCGCGACGTCGCCTGGGCGCGGGCGGTGATCGCCGTGGAGGGCCGTCCCGCGGGGCTGCTCCCGGTGCTCCCGATGGAGGAGCGCACGCAGCACCTCGGCTCCGGTCTCGCCCGCTGCCGTGGCGCCGGTGACCTGCAGGACCTCCGCGACCTGCTCGCCGCCCTGCCCGTCCCCGCCGACCCCGGGCTGGCCCGCGAGGCGGTGGAGGCGCTGCACCGGGTGCCGCCGCCGCGGCTCGTGCTGCCCACCGGCGTGGTCCACCACCTGCGCGACGCGCTCGTCGACGCGCCGCCGGCGACGCTCGAGCGGCTCACCGACCTGGTGCGCACCGACCTGCCCGAGACCACCGGTCGGGCCCTCTCGACCGCCCTGCAGCTCCTGTCCTTCCGACGCACGATCAGCGAGGCCCTGCGATGA
- a CDS encoding VWA domain-containing protein, with translation MSERDARTRWRLVLGAPSDEVLGADGGVELSADDVKRDEALEALYGERSGSRSRTGGLGGSSPRVARWLGDIRTYFPSSVVQVLQVDAMERLGLRELLAEPELMEAVQPDVHLVTTLMGLRGVIPEHSKQTARRVVRTVVDEIEERIRARTVQAVTGALDRAARSRRPRPADIDWGRTIAANLQHYLPEHRTVVPERLVGHARRAHQLEREIVLCVDQSGSMGPSVVYASVYGAVLASLRSVATRLVVFDTEVVDLTDDMDDPVDVLFGVQLGGGTDINRALAYCDSRIERPTDTVLVLLSDLFEGGIAEEMLARCARLVASGVTVVALLALSDDGAPAYDEDHASALAGLGVPTFACTPEAFPDLIAAAIERRDITAWAAGEGIVTAQPG, from the coding sequence ATGAGCGAGCGCGACGCGCGGACGCGGTGGCGGCTGGTGCTCGGGGCACCGTCCGACGAGGTGCTCGGCGCCGACGGCGGGGTCGAGCTGTCCGCCGACGACGTGAAGCGGGACGAGGCACTGGAGGCGTTGTACGGCGAGCGCTCCGGCTCCCGCTCGCGGACGGGCGGCCTCGGCGGTTCGTCCCCGCGGGTCGCTCGCTGGCTGGGCGACATCCGCACCTACTTCCCCAGCTCCGTCGTGCAGGTGCTGCAGGTCGACGCCATGGAGCGGCTGGGCCTCCGTGAGCTGTTGGCGGAGCCGGAGCTGATGGAGGCGGTGCAGCCGGACGTCCATCTCGTCACCACGCTGATGGGGCTGCGGGGCGTCATCCCGGAGCACTCGAAGCAGACGGCCCGCCGGGTCGTGCGCACCGTCGTCGACGAGATCGAGGAACGGATCCGCGCGCGGACGGTGCAGGCCGTGACCGGGGCGCTCGACCGGGCCGCCCGCAGCCGCCGCCCCCGCCCGGCCGACATCGACTGGGGCCGCACGATCGCGGCGAACCTGCAGCACTACCTCCCCGAGCACCGCACCGTCGTGCCCGAGCGGCTCGTCGGCCACGCGCGCCGCGCGCACCAGCTCGAGCGCGAGATCGTGCTGTGCGTCGACCAGTCCGGCTCCATGGGGCCGTCCGTCGTCTACGCGTCCGTGTACGGCGCCGTCCTCGCCTCCCTCCGCTCCGTCGCGACCCGGTTGGTCGTCTTCGACACCGAGGTCGTCGACCTCACCGACGACATGGACGACCCCGTCGACGTGCTCTTCGGGGTGCAGCTCGGCGGCGGCACGGACATCAACCGCGCCCTGGCCTACTGCGATAGCCGCATCGAACGGCCCACCGACACGGTGCTCGTGCTGCTGAGCGACCTGTTCGAGGGCGGCATCGCCGAGGAGATGCTGGCGCGCTGCGCGCGTCTCGTGGCGTCAGGCGTCACGGTCGTCGCACTGCTGGCGCTGAGCGACGACGGCGCACCCGCGTACGACGAGGACCACGCCTCCGCGCTCGCCGGCCTCGGCGTGCCGACGTTCGCGTGCACGCCCGAGGCGTTCCCGGACCTCATCGCCGCCGCGATCGAGCGACGCGACATCACCGCGTGGGCCGCGGGCGAAGGGATCGTGACGGCGCAGCCGGGGTGA
- a CDS encoding pyridoxamine 5'-phosphate oxidase family protein, which translates to MSHHDPAEGTAKVAELVEQARIAMLTTMTSDGTHVSRPMALQEVEFDGDLWFFCHDDSAKVAEVREHPQVNVAFSDPKHAAWTSLSGTASIVQDQAKARELWSPALEVWFPDGLETPTLALLKVHVATAEYWESSSSRVRRLVGSVRAAVTGDPGKFPAENETTVLEDR; encoded by the coding sequence ATGTCCCACCACGACCCCGCCGAGGGCACCGCGAAGGTCGCCGAGCTCGTCGAGCAGGCGCGCATCGCGATGCTCACGACGATGACGAGCGACGGCACGCACGTGAGCCGGCCGATGGCGCTGCAGGAGGTGGAGTTCGACGGCGACCTCTGGTTCTTCTGCCACGACGACTCCGCGAAGGTCGCCGAGGTGCGGGAGCACCCGCAGGTGAACGTCGCGTTCTCCGACCCGAAGCACGCGGCGTGGACGTCGCTGTCCGGCACGGCGAGCATCGTGCAGGACCAGGCCAAGGCCCGCGAGCTGTGGTCGCCCGCGCTCGAGGTGTGGTTCCCGGACGGCCTCGAGACCCCGACGCTGGCACTGCTGAAGGTGCACGTGGCGACGGCCGAGTACTGGGAGTCCTCGTCGTCCCGCGTGCGCCGCCTCGTCGGCAGCGTCCGGGCGGCCGTCACGGGAGACCCCGGTAAGTTCCCCGCAGAGAACGAGACGACCGTCCTGGAGGACCGATGA
- a CDS encoding DUF5682 family protein — MTTSVLVPLGVRHHGPGSARAVRAALEELQPDLVVVEGCPELDPLVAHVADPGLVPPVAALVYAADDPRRASFYPFAAFSPEWVALRWAVARGVPVRFADLPAVHQLAPEAPEDAQPASYPDVIGTLARTAGYDDPERWWEDAVELPDAAGSVLDRFALLREAVTEVRDAHRAEHPEEDRENARREAAMRRVVRAAFKEGHERVAFVCGAFHAPALHLPDFPAAAHDNRLLARLPRTKVAVTWVPWTHGRLQFTSGYGAGVGSPGWYDHLFTWADRDRDGVVPAWMVAVARALRTAGIDAPPASLVEATRLADELAVMRGRPSAGLAELQDAVLTVLCEGSAVPLQLVEEQVVVGQRLGEVPEHVPMAPVAADLARQQRAVRLKPSASVTETVLDLRTPNGRARSALLHRLRLLGVAWGTPIDAGRTTGTFKEAWRLQWDPGFAVALVDAGLRGTTVADAAARTVAEDAAAAPDLPALSDLVEACLLADLPAGLAAVVDALAERTTHQHDALALAESVGPLARTRRYGDVRGADTTRVAGLLGTVVVRASVGLRAACASLDDDAAARARRAIETCDEGVTLLDDEALRRPWQEALVGLAADENVHGSVGGRANRLLLDAGVVVPSTAAERMARRLSTAAPAPAAAAWLDGFLAGDAAVLLHDDDLLRILDDWMAGTADAVFDDLLPLLRRTFARFSAAERRAVARGIGRGPRSGAASGGLALDVEAAAPVLAGVARLLGGAVA, encoded by the coding sequence GTGACCACGAGCGTCCTCGTCCCCCTCGGCGTCCGCCACCACGGCCCGGGCTCGGCCCGCGCGGTGCGGGCCGCGCTGGAGGAGCTGCAGCCCGACCTCGTCGTGGTCGAGGGCTGCCCGGAGCTCGACCCGCTGGTGGCCCACGTCGCCGACCCCGGGCTCGTGCCGCCGGTGGCGGCGCTCGTGTACGCCGCGGACGACCCGCGCCGGGCGTCGTTCTACCCGTTCGCCGCGTTCTCCCCCGAGTGGGTCGCGCTGCGCTGGGCGGTCGCCCGCGGCGTACCGGTGCGGTTCGCCGACCTGCCCGCCGTCCACCAGCTGGCCCCGGAAGCCCCGGAGGACGCCCAGCCCGCGTCGTACCCCGACGTGATCGGCACGCTCGCCCGCACGGCCGGGTACGACGACCCCGAGCGCTGGTGGGAGGACGCCGTCGAGCTGCCCGACGCCGCGGGGAGCGTGCTCGACCGGTTCGCGCTGCTGCGGGAGGCGGTGACGGAGGTGCGCGACGCGCACCGCGCCGAGCACCCGGAGGAGGACCGCGAGAACGCCCGGCGGGAGGCGGCGATGCGCCGGGTCGTGCGGGCGGCGTTCAAGGAGGGGCACGAGCGGGTGGCGTTCGTGTGCGGTGCGTTCCACGCCCCGGCGCTGCACCTGCCCGACTTCCCGGCGGCTGCGCACGACAACCGGCTCCTCGCGCGCCTGCCGCGCACGAAGGTGGCGGTCACGTGGGTGCCGTGGACGCACGGGCGGCTGCAGTTCACGAGCGGGTACGGCGCGGGTGTCGGCTCGCCGGGCTGGTACGACCACCTCTTCACCTGGGCCGACCGCGACCGGGACGGTGTGGTGCCGGCCTGGATGGTGGCCGTCGCCCGGGCGCTGCGGACCGCCGGGATCGACGCCCCGCCCGCCTCGCTGGTGGAGGCCACGCGGCTGGCCGACGAGCTGGCGGTCATGCGCGGTCGCCCGTCGGCGGGGCTCGCGGAGCTGCAGGACGCGGTGCTGACGGTGCTGTGCGAGGGCTCGGCCGTGCCGTTGCAGCTCGTCGAGGAGCAGGTGGTCGTGGGCCAGCGGCTGGGCGAGGTGCCCGAGCACGTGCCGATGGCGCCGGTGGCCGCGGATCTCGCGCGCCAGCAGCGCGCCGTGCGGCTCAAGCCGAGCGCGTCGGTGACGGAGACCGTGCTCGACCTGCGCACGCCCAACGGCCGCGCCCGCTCGGCGCTGCTGCACCGGCTGCGCCTGCTCGGCGTCGCCTGGGGCACGCCGATCGACGCCGGCCGCACGACGGGCACCTTCAAGGAGGCCTGGCGGCTGCAGTGGGATCCCGGCTTCGCCGTCGCCCTCGTCGACGCGGGCCTGCGCGGCACGACGGTCGCCGACGCGGCGGCCCGCACCGTGGCGGAGGACGCCGCGGCCGCCCCCGACCTGCCGGCGCTCAGCGACCTCGTCGAGGCCTGCCTGCTCGCCGACCTGCCGGCGGGACTCGCCGCGGTGGTCGATGCTCTCGCGGAGCGCACGACCCACCAGCACGACGCGCTGGCGCTCGCGGAGAGCGTGGGGCCGCTGGCGCGGACTCGGCGGTACGGCGACGTGCGTGGCGCCGACACGACCCGCGTCGCCGGGCTGCTCGGCACGGTGGTCGTGCGGGCCTCCGTCGGCCTGCGGGCCGCCTGCGCGAGCCTCGACGACGACGCGGCGGCGCGGGCCCGTCGCGCGATCGAGACCTGCGACGAGGGCGTGACGCTGCTCGACGACGAGGCGTTGCGGCGGCCGTGGCAGGAGGCACTGGTCGGGCTCGCCGCGGACGAGAACGTGCACGGCTCCGTCGGTGGTCGGGCCAACCGGCTGTTGCTCGACGCGGGCGTGGTCGTGCCGTCCACCGCGGCGGAGCGGATGGCCCGGCGCCTGTCGACCGCAGCGCCCGCGCCGGCGGCGGCCGCGTGGCTCGACGGCTTCCTCGCCGGCGACGCGGCCGTGCTGCTCCACGACGACGACCTGCTGCGGATCCTCGACGACTGGATGGCCGGCACCGCCGACGCCGTCTTCGACGACCTGCTGCCGCTGCTGCGACGCACGTTCGCGCGGTTCTCCGCCGCCGAGCGGCGGGCCGTGGCGCGGGGCATCGGGCGGGGGCCCCGATCCGGCGCTGCGTCCGGCGGCCTCGCTCTCGACGTCGAGGCTGCCGCGCCGGTCCTGGCCGGGGTGGCGCGGTTGTTGGGAGGGGCGGTCGCATGA
- a CDS encoding 2'-5' RNA ligase family protein, whose translation MRDSLDLLLDAAGEHAVREEWDHVAAAGVPGAGVRRDAGHAPHLTVAERDEVPADADATLDALVAHLPLTLHLGAPLVLGAPGRRVVARVVAPTPELLTLHAEAARLLEGGGSRGGPPWSVPGRWVPHLTVTGRLTDDQVAAALGALGAPYEVVGARLRRWMPGTRTLRDLGSRQG comes from the coding sequence GTGCGCGACTCCCTCGACCTCCTGCTCGACGCCGCGGGCGAGCACGCCGTGCGCGAGGAGTGGGACCACGTGGCCGCGGCGGGCGTCCCGGGGGCCGGGGTACGCCGCGACGCCGGCCACGCGCCCCACCTGACGGTCGCGGAGCGCGACGAGGTCCCGGCCGACGCCGACGCGACGCTCGACGCGCTGGTGGCGCACCTGCCCCTGACCCTCCACCTCGGCGCCCCGCTCGTGCTCGGGGCGCCGGGGCGTCGCGTCGTCGCCCGCGTGGTCGCGCCGACCCCGGAGCTGCTGACCCTCCACGCCGAGGCGGCGCGGCTCCTCGAGGGGGGCGGGTCCCGGGGCGGCCCGCCGTGGTCGGTGCCGGGCCGGTGGGTGCCCCACCTGACGGTGACGGGTCGGCTGACCGACGACCAGGTCGCGGCGGCGCTGGGGGCGCTGGGTGCGCCGTACGAGGTCGTGGGGGCGCGGCTGCGGCGGTGGATGCCCGGGACCCGGACCCTGCGCGACCTCGGAAGCAGGCAAGGCTAA